A section of the Polyodon spathula isolate WHYD16114869_AA chromosome 51, ASM1765450v1, whole genome shotgun sequence genome encodes:
- the LOC121306956 gene encoding cortexin-3 — MADDVLSSTTSASGSALPVTSSMTLEQKAAFVFVFFLFLFLGLLIVRCFRILLDPYRSMPSTTWTDYMDKDTFDYRIA; from the coding sequence ATGGCGGACGACGTCCTGAGCAGCACAACGTCGGCGTCCGGCTCTGCCCTCCCTGTGACCTCGTCGATGACGCTGGAGCAGAAGGCGGCCTTCGTCTtcgtcttcttcctcttcctcttcctgggGCTGCTCATCGTTCGGTGTTTCCGGATCCTGCTGGACCCTTACCGCAGCATGCCGTCCACCACGTGGACCGACTACATGGACAAAGACACCTTCGACTACCGGATCGCGTGA
- the LOC121306957 gene encoding semaphorin-6D-like produces the protein SFSSSLGVRQLPEAEKATQTVHFTLLIACVVVAFALGAFLSSLLVTCYCNHVFHKTKRLSKDPEATIPHALSLRSLAKLNGLLDGQAKDEKLEVSPPKLYHTLIPNGKEHGKGDLRHPPELSGLPTPESTPELPIKSMKSFKNQWEKNQNCNNAAKERIRPLAPSSRPTSGVPAQVFQFPNSLVLSGHGNVLGGQLHPEERKIPNAERVKAQPYPCYPQKMVEVNALDELLRHLHGVNGAGGCPGKNVTSTSTPLPPNNGHLPFANRVQPQIPDTESAPYYSSSTLPRDSLTRRMDVPPDMPPPQSTLERASRHPLQRQSLCLVPNVASEGKVCRQHSFNPRSGPPPLLARMNSAGSSVENNQQPLHPSGYLSRQHSYTGPATALPRGGMVRRAASLKPDVPPKPMFIPASSPAVNPSNHFNY, from the coding sequence TCATTCTCTTCATCTCTAGGGGTGAGACAGCTGCCGGAAGCTGAGAAAGCCACTCAAACGGTCCACTTCACCCTTCTGATCGCCTGCGTGGTCGTCGCCTTCGCCCTGGGGGCTTTCCTCTCCAGCCTCCTGGTGACCTGCTACTGCAACCACGTCTTTCACAAGACCAAGAGGCTGAGCAAGGACCCCGAGGCCACGATCCCCCACGCCCTGTCTCTCCGGAGCCTGGCTAAGCTCAACGGGCTTCTGGACGGACAAGCCAAGGACGAGAAGCTCGAGGTGTCCCCCCCCAAGCTCTACCACACCTTGATCCCCAACGGGAAAGAACACGGGAAGGGAGACTTGAGGCATCCCCCGGAGCTCTCGGGGCTGCCCACACCAGAGTCGACCCCAGAGCTTCCCATCAAGAGCATGAAGTCTTTCAAAAACCAGTGGGAGAAGAATCAGAATTGCAACAACGCCGCCAAGGAAAGGATCCGCCCCCTTGCGCCCAGTTCCAGACCCACCTCCGGGGTGCCAGCTCAGGTCTTCCAGTTCCCCAACTCCCTGGTGCTCTCCGGGCACGGGAACGTTTTGGGAGGGCAGCTTCACCCGGAAGAACGCAAGATCCCGAATGCCGAACGGGTCAAAGCTCAGCCCTACCCCTGCTACCCACAGAAGATGGTGGAGGTCAATGCTTTGGACGAGCTTCTGAGGCACCTGCACGGGGTCAACGGCGCGGGAGGCTGCCCCGGGAAAAACGTGACCTCGACCAGCACCCCTCTGCCCCCCAACAACGGGCACCTCCCCTTTGCCAACAGGGTCCAGCCCCAAATCCCCGACACGGAATCCGCTCCCTACTACAGCTCCTCCACCCTCCCCAGGGACAGCCTGACCAGGAGGATGGACGTCCCACCAGATATGCCTCCTCCACAGTCCACGTTGGAGAGAGCTTCCAGGCATCCTTTGCAGAGACAGTCCCTGTGTTTGGTCCCCAACGTGGCCAGCGAGGGTAAGGTCTGCCGGCAGCACAGTTTTAACCCCAGAAGCGGTCCTCCCCCTCTGTTGGCGCGGATGAACTCTGCCGGCAGTTCGGTGGAAAATAACCAGCAGCCGCTGCACCCCAGTGGTTACCTGTCACGGCAACACAGCTACACCGGTCCGGCCACGGCGCTCCCCAGGGGCGGCATGGTGAGGAGAGCAGCTTCGCTGAAGCCGGACGTGCCACCGAAACCCATGTTCATACCAGCTTCCTCACCAGCGGTCAACCCTTCGAATCACTTCAACTATTAG